The following coding sequences are from one Candidatus Limnocylindrales bacterium window:
- a CDS encoding adenosine-specific kinase, whose protein sequence is MEIKTVRIQKPENVNLILGQSHFIKTVEDIHEVMVNTVPGIKFGIAFCESSGPCLVRFSGTDPELIELAKNNAYSLACGHSFIVFMKDAFPINVLNAIKNVPEVCRIFCATANPLEVLVAETEQGRGIIGVIDGFKSKGIETEEDIKARKELLRKLGYKLS, encoded by the coding sequence ATGGAAATTAAAACCGTTCGAATTCAAAAACCGGAAAATGTGAACCTGATTTTAGGCCAGAGTCATTTTATCAAAACTGTAGAAGATATCCATGAAGTGATGGTCAATACAGTACCCGGTATTAAGTTCGGAATAGCTTTCTGTGAATCTTCGGGTCCTTGCCTGGTGCGATTCAGTGGAACCGACCCTGAACTCATTGAGCTGGCTAAAAATAATGCCTATTCCCTGGCCTGTGGTCACTCCTTTATCGTCTTTATGAAAGATGCTTTTCCCATCAACGTTCTCAATGCCATTAAAAACGTTCCAGAAGTATGCCGGATTTTCTGCGCCACCGCCAATCCTCTGGAGGTTCTGGTTGCCGAAACAGAACAGGGGCGAGGTATCATAGGGGTCATAGACGGATTTAAATCCAAAGGAATTGAAACGGAAGAGGATATTAAAGCAAGGAAAGAACTTTTAAGGAAGCTTGGATATAAACTCTCATAG
- a CDS encoding DoxX family protein, which translates to MTNSKSFYATWSPYLLSIMRIVIALLFMQHGSQKLFGIPTAPQGGLPPLMSLLWVAGILEFFGGLFILLGLFTRPVAFILAGEMVVAYFKVHLPQGFWPLLNRGELAALYCFVFLYLAVAGGGVWSIDRLWQRDETLQGSNTA; encoded by the coding sequence ATGACCAATTCAAAATCCTTTTACGCAACCTGGTCGCCATACCTGCTCAGTATCATGCGAATTGTTATAGCATTACTTTTTATGCAGCATGGGAGTCAGAAACTTTTTGGCATACCGACTGCTCCGCAAGGTGGCTTACCTCCTCTGATGTCATTGTTGTGGGTAGCCGGAATTTTGGAATTCTTCGGTGGACTGTTCATTCTGCTGGGGTTGTTCACCAGACCGGTAGCATTTATCCTGGCAGGAGAAATGGTCGTAGCCTATTTTAAAGTACATTTACCCCAGGGATTCTGGCCTCTCTTGAACAGAGGAGAGCTGGCAGCACTCTATTGTTTCGTGTTTCTTTACCTGGCTGTGGCTGGAGGAGGAGTGTGGTCGATAGATCGTTTGTGGCAGCGCGACGAAACCCTGCAGGGTTCCAATACTGCCTGA
- a CDS encoding ABC transporter permease, producing MLQEILHRLLTTIPTLLGISFLVFLTLRATPGDPARIMLGERASEQALAELRRELGLDKPWYIQYGRFLKGVLQGDLGRSIKTREKIVVEIKNRFPATMELAIASMIFATTLGTLAGIVSSTRRYSFLDYGTMIGALMGASMPIFWLGLLLILVFSVNLGWFPVSGRLNPQLSLQTITNFYIVDSLLTGNWAALKDTLWHLILPAVALGTIPLSLIARMTRSSMLEVLQQEFIRTAYAKGLSERWVIYKHALRNALIPIITVTGLQLGFLLGGAILTETIFAWPGVGRWLVLAVQARDFPAVQGGAMLLATTFVLLNLLVDLLYAYVDPRIKG from the coding sequence ATGCTACAAGAGATACTCCACCGCCTTCTGACCACCATTCCAACCTTGCTGGGAATATCCTTTCTTGTCTTTTTAACCCTGCGTGCAACGCCGGGAGACCCCGCACGGATTATGCTGGGTGAGCGAGCCTCTGAACAGGCTTTAGCCGAGCTTCGGCGAGAATTGGGATTAGATAAACCGTGGTACATTCAGTATGGGCGGTTTTTGAAGGGGGTTTTGCAAGGTGACCTGGGGCGATCCATCAAAACCCGAGAGAAGATCGTTGTAGAGATCAAGAACCGATTTCCGGCCACCATGGAATTGGCCATAGCCAGCATGATCTTTGCCACAACATTGGGTACATTGGCCGGGATTGTTTCTTCAACCCGACGGTATTCTTTCCTGGATTATGGTACCATGATCGGCGCCCTGATGGGGGCTTCTATGCCTATTTTTTGGCTTGGGTTGCTTCTCATTCTCGTTTTCTCCGTTAACCTGGGTTGGTTTCCGGTCTCCGGTCGTCTTAATCCCCAGCTTTCGTTACAGACAATAACCAATTTTTATATCGTAGATAGCCTGCTGACCGGGAACTGGGCCGCTCTCAAGGACACCCTCTGGCATCTGATTCTTCCTGCCGTTGCTCTGGGAACCATCCCCCTATCCCTCATTGCCCGCATGACCCGTTCAAGTATGCTGGAGGTTCTCCAGCAAGAGTTCATCCGAACTGCCTATGCTAAAGGCCTTTCAGAGCGATGGGTAATTTATAAACATGCCCTTCGTAACGCTCTGATTCCTATTATCACGGTAACCGGCTTACAATTGGGATTTCTCCTGGGTGGAGCGATTCTGACCGAGACCATATTTGCCTGGCCGGGGGTGGGACGATGGCTGGTTCTGGCCGTTCAAGCCCGGGACTTTCCGGCCGTTCAAGGTGGGGCCATGCTACTGGCGACAACTTTTGTACTTCTTAATCTCCTT